From Chryseobacterium shandongense, the proteins below share one genomic window:
- a CDS encoding ferritin, whose product MVSEKIAKLLNEQIAHEQYAAQYYLSMSAWFSGKDLDGIANYFRVQSKEELMHADKMFDYLNDVGGEIIIGEIPKPPHEFLGAIDIFEKALEHEKKVTKSIFNIVKNANDEGDFATTSFLQWFINEQVEEEASASQLVTKIKMVSDNPSALYLFDQELAQRVFNPKGE is encoded by the coding sequence ATGGTTAGCGAAAAAATTGCGAAATTACTTAATGAACAAATAGCTCACGAACAATACGCTGCTCAATACTACCTGTCAATGTCCGCATGGTTTTCAGGAAAAGATCTTGACGGGATTGCCAACTATTTCAGAGTGCAGAGCAAAGAAGAATTAATGCATGCCGATAAAATGTTTGATTATCTTAACGATGTAGGAGGCGAGATCATAATAGGTGAGATTCCAAAACCTCCGCATGAATTCCTTGGAGCTATCGATATTTTTGAAAAAGCATTGGAACACGAAAAAAAAGTAACGAAAAGCATTTTCAACATCGTGAAAAATGCCAATGATGAAGGCGACTTTGCCACAACTTCATTCTTACAATGGTTCATTAATGAACAAGTGGAAGAAGAAGCAAGCGCCTCGCAGCTGGTAACAAAAATTAAAATGGTTTCTGATAATCCTTCAGCATTGTATCTTTTCGACCAGGAATTGGCACAGAGGGTTTTCAATCCTAAGGGAGAATAA
- a CDS encoding 4-alpha-glucanotransferase — MKIYFNVGYSTKVGERLQLVISEEDVVSQTHPMFYEENGQWKCEVDYFSKSISYQYQLVDEKGNLLRQEFVLHRLNFPHNYKEFIIFDHWNNKNFPENYLNNKILYNKLNTFKPEKISVLKKHTHLFRIEAPIYHPEWSVVLLGSTASLGNWDYEKAVHLSQTDFGIWEISVEIPENEFIQYKYCLYDKVSGKVFDVETGENRFALPNTSKDVLHIVSDHYFKFKLYQMYHDAGVAVPIFSLRTDDGFGVGEFSDLKKLADWSKETNLGIIQILPINDTTANYTWTDSYPYAAVSVYALHPQYISLEKLDFPLPEHLTAEYHTEKSELNALDLIDYEKMISGKWKYLKAVFDADKEKIYKDRNFKKFIKDNESWLIPYAAFCVLRDKYKTPNFNEWKTHKKYIPGKIAPFFSTKSKDYDASMLHAWVQYQLHLQLKEAIDYTHNLGVSVKGDLPIGIYRFSVEAWTEPELFGMDFQAGAPPDQFTELGQNWEFPTYNWEAMKADDYKWWKNRFKALEQYFDAMRIDHILGFFRIWRMPVSATQGILGYFYPAVPVTLEEFGRWHIPFNFDRYCKPYINDQILWNYFGEERGKALEFINNNHDGTYSFKEEFNTQRKLSNFFKKNPRGPIEDQLISLCANVLFLIEERNGQVVYHPRFNVYKTESYKYLSDWEKKAIYDLYHDYFFKRQDHLWYEKAMEKLPVILNSTKMLICGEDLGLVPDCVPVVMDELAIVALKVQRMPSDNIPFYNPKNAGYLNVVTASSHDSSTLRQWWKENPSLTQQYFNLQLIQYGQAPDNLDPYLAEIIMKQHLYNDTMLSIFPIQEFLATDQRLANIEMDNERINNPAVFPHYWRYRMHLKLEDLKDESDFNKKIAYWVKDSGRS, encoded by the coding sequence ATGAAGATATACTTTAATGTAGGTTACAGTACAAAAGTCGGAGAAAGGCTTCAGTTGGTTATCAGCGAAGAAGATGTTGTATCGCAGACTCATCCTATGTTTTATGAAGAAAACGGACAGTGGAAATGTGAAGTGGATTACTTTTCAAAATCCATTTCTTATCAATATCAGCTTGTCGATGAAAAAGGAAATCTCCTACGTCAAGAATTTGTCCTGCATCGCTTGAATTTCCCTCATAATTATAAAGAGTTTATCATTTTTGATCACTGGAACAACAAAAATTTCCCCGAAAATTATTTAAACAATAAAATTCTTTACAACAAACTCAATACATTTAAACCAGAAAAAATATCGGTTTTAAAAAAACATACGCATTTATTCAGAATTGAAGCGCCGATCTACCATCCTGAGTGGTCGGTCGTGCTGCTTGGCAGCACCGCTTCTCTGGGTAATTGGGACTATGAAAAAGCAGTTCATTTGTCACAGACAGATTTCGGGATCTGGGAAATCTCAGTGGAAATTCCTGAAAATGAATTTATACAGTATAAGTATTGTCTTTACGATAAGGTGTCTGGAAAAGTTTTTGATGTGGAAACCGGCGAAAACCGTTTTGCGTTGCCGAATACATCGAAGGATGTGCTTCATATTGTTTCGGATCATTATTTTAAATTCAAACTTTACCAGATGTATCATGATGCCGGAGTCGCAGTACCTATCTTCTCACTGAGAACGGATGACGGTTTTGGTGTAGGAGAATTTTCAGATCTAAAAAAATTAGCAGATTGGTCTAAAGAGACCAATCTTGGAATCATTCAGATTCTTCCGATTAATGATACCACCGCCAATTATACCTGGACAGACTCTTATCCTTATGCGGCAGTTTCTGTTTACGCCCTCCATCCGCAATACATTTCCCTGGAAAAGCTGGATTTTCCTTTGCCTGAACATCTTACTGCTGAATATCACACTGAAAAATCCGAGCTGAATGCGCTGGATTTAATCGATTATGAAAAGATGATCTCCGGAAAGTGGAAATACCTGAAAGCGGTTTTTGATGCTGATAAAGAGAAAATTTATAAAGACAGGAATTTTAAAAAATTTATTAAAGACAATGAATCCTGGCTGATTCCATATGCTGCATTCTGCGTTTTAAGGGATAAATACAAAACACCGAATTTTAACGAGTGGAAAACCCATAAAAAATACATTCCCGGAAAAATCGCACCTTTCTTTAGCACAAAAAGTAAAGATTACGACGCTTCTATGCTCCATGCTTGGGTGCAATACCAGCTTCACCTCCAATTGAAAGAAGCCATTGATTATACGCATAACCTTGGTGTTTCTGTAAAAGGCGACTTGCCGATTGGTATTTACAGATTCTCGGTAGAAGCGTGGACAGAACCTGAATTATTTGGAATGGATTTTCAGGCAGGCGCGCCGCCGGATCAGTTTACGGAGCTGGGCCAGAACTGGGAATTCCCAACCTATAATTGGGAAGCCATGAAAGCCGATGACTATAAATGGTGGAAAAACAGATTCAAAGCTCTGGAACAGTATTTTGACGCCATGAGGATTGATCATATATTAGGCTTTTTCAGAATCTGGAGAATGCCGGTTTCTGCAACACAGGGAATTCTTGGATATTTTTATCCTGCTGTTCCGGTGACACTGGAAGAATTTGGCAGATGGCACATCCCTTTTAATTTCGATAGGTATTGTAAACCATATATCAACGATCAGATTTTATGGAATTATTTTGGTGAAGAAAGAGGGAAAGCTCTTGAATTTATTAACAACAATCACGACGGTACTTATTCTTTTAAGGAAGAGTTTAATACCCAAAGAAAACTTTCGAATTTCTTCAAGAAAAATCCTCGTGGCCCCATTGAAGATCAGCTCATATCACTTTGTGCCAATGTTCTGTTTTTAATTGAAGAAAGGAACGGACAGGTAGTTTATCATCCGAGATTCAATGTTTACAAAACTGAATCATATAAATATCTTTCAGATTGGGAAAAGAAGGCTATCTACGATCTGTACCATGATTACTTCTTCAAAAGACAGGATCATCTCTGGTATGAAAAAGCCATGGAAAAATTGCCTGTAATCTTGAATTCCACCAAGATGCTTATTTGTGGTGAAGATCTGGGACTGGTTCCTGATTGTGTTCCGGTTGTAATGGATGAATTGGCTATTGTTGCTTTGAAAGTCCAAAGAATGCCTTCGGATAATATTCCTTTCTATAATCCTAAAAATGCAGGATATCTGAATGTGGTAACAGCTTCCTCTCACGACAGTTCAACGTTGAGACAATGGTGGAAGGAAAATCCATCACTTACCCAGCAATATTTTAATCTTCAGCTGATCCAATATGGACAGGCACCTGATAACCTGGATCCTTATCTGGCTGAAATTATTATGAAGCAACATCTTTATAATGATACCATGCTGTCGATTTTCCCAATACAGGAATTTTTGGCAACCGATCAGCGATTGGCAAATATCGAGATGGATAACGAAAGAATTAATAATCCCGCAGTATTTCCGCATTACTGGAGATACCGGATGCATCTTAAGCTTGAGGATCTCAAGGATGAATCAGACTTCAATAAAAAGATAGCGTATTGGGTGAAAGATAGCGGAAGATCATAA
- a CDS encoding T9SS type A sorting domain-containing protein translates to MKKHLFPLFLLFIGINASAQQDFFALVGKDSPNIIFNDFRAIDANNVISGETIFTETSSAKVFSQTRNGAVTEDKNTYNNAQAVNMATLAYDTSNNNLVYMPMFSSNIYVLNAKSREITLVENNVARVTACDINSHFTRMTTGYDGSIYALNNVGTQFIKISKTGNQYSVVDLGTITDDTANAKNSFTTMETGFGGDMIADAEGNFYVFSASGNVFKVVTKDLKARFIGKISGIPDSYSVNGSAVNAKGNVVIASAKGGSLYEVDLNTLQAKQLPGEQNLHIYDLASKYFANDKAVSGNVFANIDIYPTRVDEKLININVNDKAVKGNIRLNVFDLSGKNVMKHSLSVKEGSLNQQVYLRNLVSGAYLVNITDESGKVLLNKKIVVTE, encoded by the coding sequence ATGAAAAAACATCTATTCCCTTTATTCTTGCTATTTATCGGTATTAATGCTTCTGCTCAGCAGGATTTTTTCGCGCTTGTCGGCAAAGACTCACCTAATATTATCTTTAATGATTTCCGGGCTATTGATGCAAACAACGTAATTTCAGGAGAAACAATTTTTACGGAAACTTCTTCTGCAAAAGTTTTTTCTCAAACTAGAAACGGTGCAGTTACGGAAGATAAAAATACCTATAACAATGCACAGGCTGTAAATATGGCGACTTTAGCCTATGATACATCCAACAACAATCTGGTGTATATGCCTATGTTTTCATCAAACATCTATGTTTTAAATGCCAAATCGCGCGAAATAACATTGGTTGAAAATAACGTGGCACGAGTAACCGCCTGCGATATTAATTCTCATTTTACAAGAATGACAACAGGTTATGATGGAAGTATTTACGCGCTAAACAATGTTGGCACACAGTTCATTAAAATAAGCAAAACAGGAAATCAATATTCAGTAGTTGATCTGGGTACTATTACAGATGATACAGCTAATGCTAAAAATTCTTTTACTACCATGGAAACAGGTTTTGGAGGTGATATGATTGCTGATGCTGAAGGTAACTTTTATGTATTTTCCGCCTCAGGAAATGTTTTTAAAGTGGTAACAAAAGATTTAAAAGCCAGATTCATCGGTAAAATTTCAGGAATCCCGGATAGTTATTCGGTAAATGGTTCTGCTGTCAACGCAAAAGGAAATGTCGTTATTGCAAGTGCAAAAGGTGGCTCATTGTACGAAGTTGACCTGAATACACTTCAGGCAAAACAACTTCCGGGAGAACAAAACCTTCATATTTATGACCTGGCAAGCAAGTATTTTGCTAATGACAAAGCGGTTTCAGGAAATGTTTTTGCAAACATTGATATTTATCCTACAAGAGTAGATGAAAAACTAATCAATATAAATGTTAACGATAAAGCAGTAAAAGGAAATATCAGATTGAATGTATTCGATCTATCCGGCAAAAATGTAATGAAACATAGCTTATCTGTAAAAGAAGGATCTTTGAACCAACAGGTTTATCTTAGAAATCTTGTTAGCGGAGCGTATCTGGTAAACATTACAGACGAGTCTGGAAAAGTGCTGCTCAACAAGAAAATTGTAGTAACAGAATAA
- the cysS gene encoding cysteine--tRNA ligase: protein MQLKIYNSLSGEKEIFKPILEGNVGMYVCGPTVYSNVHLGNVRTFLSFDFIYRSLTHLGYKVRYVRNITDAGHLTDDGDVNNDRFVKQTRLEKLEPMEIVQKYTVDFHKVLEMFNLLPPNIEPTATGHIVEQIELTQKLIERGFAYESNGSVYFDVLEYNRRGLNYGELSKRNIEELFANTRDLDGQGEKKNPQDFALWKKASPAHIMRWNSPWGEGFPGWHLECTAMSTKYLGETFDIHGGGMDLKFPHHECEIAQGKACNDAAPVNYWMHANMLTMNSQRMSKSTGNYILPMQLVTGENDFFEKPFHPSIVRFCFLQAHYRSVLDISNDAMLASEKGFIRLMEAMKVLHSVTPNDEKQSSFNLEEWKNKAYDALTDDFNSPVLIAHLFEAVKYIFALNDGKETISTKDLEDLKSTLNALIFDVLGLQTIEENNNEKLDQTLKVLIELRNQARKSKNFELSDQIRDRLLAEGIELKDGRDGTTYVLN, encoded by the coding sequence ATGCAGCTAAAAATATACAACTCGCTTAGCGGCGAAAAAGAAATATTTAAACCCATTTTAGAAGGAAATGTGGGAATGTACGTTTGTGGACCGACTGTTTACAGCAATGTACACTTGGGAAATGTGAGAACTTTCCTTTCCTTTGATTTCATTTACCGTAGCCTTACGCATCTCGGATACAAAGTGAGATATGTTAGAAACATCACAGATGCAGGGCACCTTACCGATGACGGAGATGTCAACAACGACAGATTCGTGAAGCAAACCCGACTGGAAAAGCTGGAACCAATGGAAATCGTACAGAAATACACGGTAGATTTTCATAAAGTTCTGGAAATGTTTAATTTATTGCCTCCGAATATTGAACCTACCGCAACAGGTCATATTGTGGAACAGATTGAGCTGACCCAAAAATTAATCGAAAGAGGATTTGCTTATGAAAGCAATGGCTCCGTCTATTTCGATGTATTGGAATATAACAGACGAGGTCTGAATTATGGAGAATTATCCAAAAGAAATATCGAAGAGCTTTTTGCCAATACACGTGATCTTGACGGGCAGGGAGAAAAGAAAAATCCTCAGGATTTTGCCCTCTGGAAAAAAGCTTCGCCTGCACATATCATGAGATGGAATTCTCCTTGGGGAGAGGGCTTTCCCGGATGGCATCTGGAGTGTACAGCAATGAGTACAAAATATTTGGGCGAAACGTTTGATATTCACGGCGGAGGAATGGATCTTAAATTTCCACACCACGAATGTGAAATCGCACAAGGGAAAGCCTGCAATGATGCTGCTCCGGTAAACTACTGGATGCACGCCAATATGCTGACCATGAATTCCCAGCGTATGAGCAAATCAACGGGGAATTATATTTTGCCGATGCAATTAGTTACTGGTGAAAATGACTTTTTTGAAAAGCCTTTCCATCCGTCTATTGTACGTTTCTGCTTCCTGCAGGCGCATTACAGAAGTGTTTTGGATATTTCCAACGATGCGATGCTGGCAAGTGAAAAAGGATTCATCAGGTTAATGGAAGCCATGAAAGTTTTACACTCAGTTACTCCGAATGATGAAAAGCAATCCAGTTTCAATCTTGAAGAATGGAAAAATAAAGCCTACGATGCATTAACAGATGATTTTAATTCGCCGGTTCTTATCGCACATTTGTTTGAAGCAGTAAAATATATTTTTGCTTTAAATGATGGAAAAGAAACCATTTCAACGAAAGACTTGGAAGATTTAAAATCTACTTTAAATGCTTTAATATTTGATGTTTTGGGGCTTCAGACGATTGAAGAAAATAACAATGAAAAACTGGATCAGACGTTAAAGGTTTTAATTGAGTTAAGAAATCAGGCTAGAAAATCAAAGAATTTTGAACTGTCAGACCAGATCCGTGACAGACTTCTTGCAGAAGGCATCGAGTTGAAAGACGGAAGAGACGGAACAACGTACGTTTTGAATTAA
- a CDS encoding putative polyvalent protein kinase domain-containing protein — MINDIKYELQYILSGKSEVKHGNIIQTIAGYLGRSEETGRLASKEKSFKSKETLELINWISSNNFWYDTIDFNLFVSEGAEQKVYLKDDSFVLKLNDSIYYESWLDYFHNLLLNNYFFPDTAYELIGFYMNSDTLYAVVKQRFVKLDQLTDLGEVKSFLGNNGFENIRNNDYYNPYLGIILEDLHDENVLTQKGLLYFIDTVFYIKPDIFWK; from the coding sequence ATGATAAACGATATTAAGTATGAACTCCAATATATCCTTTCAGGAAAGAGCGAAGTTAAGCATGGAAATATTATCCAAACAATCGCCGGTTACCTTGGAAGAAGCGAAGAAACAGGCAGGCTGGCTTCAAAAGAAAAGTCTTTCAAAAGTAAAGAAACATTAGAATTAATCAATTGGATTAGTTCTAATAACTTTTGGTATGACACAATAGACTTTAATCTGTTTGTCTCAGAAGGAGCGGAACAAAAAGTGTATTTGAAAGATGATAGTTTTGTTCTAAAGCTGAATGATTCTATTTATTATGAATCATGGCTGGACTACTTTCATAATCTACTTTTAAATAATTACTTTTTTCCGGATACAGCATATGAATTAATTGGATTTTATATGAATTCAGACACTTTATATGCAGTTGTAAAACAAAGATTTGTTAAATTAGATCAGTTAACTGATTTAGGAGAAGTTAAAAGTTTTCTTGGTAATAATGGATTTGAAAATATAAGAAACAATGATTACTATAATCCTTATTTAGGAATCATTCTTGAAGATCTCCATGACGAAAATGTTCTTACACAAAAAGGTCTGTTATATTTTATTGATACCGTTTTTTATATTAAACCTGACATTTTCTGGAAATAA
- the folE gene encoding GTP cyclohydrolase I FolE — translation MVDFTDNDDDIFTGKEHTPIRKDAFDKSPEEKIEKITELFGEIMETLGLDMTDDSLKDSPRRVAKMYVNEIFGGLLPENKPGISTFSNKYKYRQMLVEKDITVYSFCEHHFLPIIGRAHVAYISNGEVIGLSKINRIVDYYAKRPQVQERLTMQIVDALKESLGTKDVACIIDAKHLCVNCRGIKDTASSTITAELSGIFRTNPITRQEFLHYVGSHAKLD, via the coding sequence ATGGTTGATTTTACTGACAACGACGATGATATTTTCACTGGAAAAGAACATACGCCTATAAGGAAAGATGCTTTTGATAAATCGCCAGAAGAGAAGATAGAAAAAATAACCGAACTTTTTGGAGAAATCATGGAAACACTTGGGCTTGACATGACCGATGATTCCCTGAAAGATTCCCCAAGAAGGGTTGCCAAAATGTATGTTAATGAAATTTTCGGAGGACTTCTTCCTGAAAATAAACCGGGGATTTCCACCTTTTCAAACAAATACAAATACCGCCAGATGCTGGTGGAGAAAGATATTACCGTATACTCATTCTGCGAACACCACTTTTTGCCGATTATCGGAAGAGCGCATGTGGCATACATTTCCAATGGCGAAGTAATAGGCCTTTCGAAAATCAACAGGATAGTTGATTATTATGCAAAGCGTCCGCAGGTTCAGGAAAGGCTTACCATGCAGATTGTAGATGCCCTAAAGGAATCTTTGGGTACAAAAGATGTTGCCTGTATCATTGATGCAAAACACCTGTGTGTCAACTGCAGAGGTATTAAAGATACCGCAAGCTCTACAATTACCGCAGAATTAAGTGGTATTTTCAGAACCAATCCTATTACACGGCAGGAATTCCTTCATTATGTAGGAAGCCATGCGAAGTTGGATTAA
- the metF gene encoding methylenetetrahydrofolate reductase [NAD(P)H], with protein MKITDHIKNANGKTLFSLEVVPPQKGIGIEDLYKNIDPLMEFKPPFIDVTTSREEYIYIDKGNGLMERRITRMRPGTLGICAAIQHKYNVDTVPHLLCGGFTKEETEYLLVDCMYLGIDNVMALRGDAMKGHQYFEPTAGGHASAMDLVHQINNLGRGKYLHNEDQECDEHNKFCVGVAGYPEKHIEAPSMNYDLKWLKQKVDAGADYIVTQMFFDNKKFIEFVNKAREMGINVPIIPGIKPIATKKHLKLLPQVFKIDLPEELISEVENAKNNDAVKQIGIEWAINQCRELLNFGVPVLHFYSMGKSDNIKRVAGELF; from the coding sequence ATGAAAATCACCGACCATATAAAAAACGCAAACGGAAAAACATTATTCTCGCTCGAAGTTGTTCCGCCGCAAAAAGGTATCGGAATCGAAGACCTCTACAAAAATATTGATCCTTTGATGGAATTTAAACCGCCATTCATTGATGTGACGACTTCCAGAGAAGAATATATTTATATCGATAAAGGAAACGGTTTGATGGAACGCCGTATTACGAGAATGCGCCCTGGGACATTGGGTATTTGTGCTGCTATTCAACATAAATATAACGTGGATACGGTTCCACACCTGCTTTGCGGAGGTTTTACCAAAGAAGAAACAGAATACCTTCTGGTAGACTGTATGTATCTTGGAATTGATAATGTGATGGCTTTAAGAGGGGATGCAATGAAAGGACACCAATATTTTGAACCCACTGCCGGAGGCCATGCAAGCGCAATGGATCTTGTTCATCAAATCAATAATCTGGGAAGAGGTAAATATCTGCACAATGAAGATCAGGAGTGTGACGAACATAATAAATTCTGTGTTGGTGTTGCGGGTTATCCCGAAAAGCACATCGAAGCACCTTCCATGAATTACGATTTAAAATGGCTTAAACAAAAAGTGGATGCCGGAGCAGATTATATTGTCACCCAAATGTTTTTTGACAATAAAAAATTCATTGAATTTGTCAACAAAGCCCGAGAAATGGGTATTAATGTTCCAATTATTCCCGGTATCAAACCGATTGCTACCAAAAAACACCTCAAGCTTCTTCCTCAGGTTTTTAAAATTGATCTGCCGGAGGAGCTTATTAGTGAAGTTGAAAATGCTAAAAATAACGATGCCGTAAAACAAATCGGAATAGAATGGGCAATTAACCAATGCCGGGAATTGCTGAATTTTGGTGTTCCGGTACTGCACTTTTACTCGATGGGGAAAAGTGATAATATTAAAAGAGTAGCGGGAGAACTTTTCTGA